Within the Staphylococcus warneri genome, the region TATTCGCCATTAGTTCATATACAGGATTGAAAAAAGGTATTCAAAAGTTGAGTGACGTCAATGTATGGTTATCATTCATCTTATTAGCCTTTGTCTTCATTATTGGACCAACTGTATTTATTATGGAAACTACAGTGACTGGTTTAGGGAACATGATGCGAGATTTCTTCCATATGGCAACTTGGGTTGAGCCATTTGGTGGTATAGGTCACCGTAAAGAGACACATTTCCCACAAGATTGGACGATATTCTATTGGTCATGGTGGTTAGTTTATGCACCATTTATCGGTTTATTTATTGCTCGAATTTCAAAAGGTAGAACTTTAAAAGAAGTCGTTCTTGGTACGATGATATATGGTACGTTAGGTTGTGCATTATTCTTTGGTATATTCGGTAACTATGCTGTTTATTTACAAATTTCTGGTCAATTTAATGTGGTTGATTTCTTAAATCATCACAGTACAGAGGCTACTATCATTGAGGTAATGCATCATTTACCATTCCCAACTATAACGATTGTCCTATTCTTAATTTCAGCATTCTTATTCTTAGCGACAACATTTGATTCTGGTTCATATATTTTAGCGGCTGCTTCCCAAAAGAAAGTGATTGGGGAGCCATTAAGAGCGAACAGATTATTCTGGGCATTTGCGTTATGTTTACTGCCATTCTCACTCATGTTAGTAGGTGGAGAACGAGCACTAGATGTACTTAAGACTGCATCGATACTTGCGAGTGTACCATTAATCGTCATATTCATATTTATGATGGTCTCATTCTTGATTACCTTAGGACGAGATCGAATCAAATTGGAAACACGTGCTGAGAAATTAAAAGAGGTTGAAAGACGTTCACTTCGAATTGTTCAAGTGAAAGAAGAAGAACAAGATGATAATTTATAACATATTAAAAAGGCTAAAGGATTGATATCCTTTAGCCTTTTACTTATCTTCGTGT harbors:
- a CDS encoding BCCT family transporter, with protein sequence MRKEKVMDWTTFIGVVIVLLLAVIPMMVFPKASETIITDINSAISNSIGSVYLFLGLAIFCFVLYIAFGKYGNVTLGRASDKPEFNTFTWAAMLFCAGIGSDILYWGVIEWAFYYQVPPNGAKSMSDEALQYATQYGMFHWGPIAWAIYVLPALPIGYLVFVKKQPIYKISQACRPILKGQTDKFVGKLVDILFIFGLLGGAATSLALGVPLISAGIERLTGLNGENMVMRSIILLTITVIFAISSYTGLKKGIQKLSDVNVWLSFILLAFVFIIGPTVFIMETTVTGLGNMMRDFFHMATWVEPFGGIGHRKETHFPQDWTIFYWSWWLVYAPFIGLFIARISKGRTLKEVVLGTMIYGTLGCALFFGIFGNYAVYLQISGQFNVVDFLNHHSTEATIIEVMHHLPFPTITIVLFLISAFLFLATTFDSGSYILAAASQKKVIGEPLRANRLFWAFALCLLPFSLMLVGGERALDVLKTASILASVPLIVIFIFMMVSFLITLGRDRIKLETRAEKLKEVERRSLRIVQVKEEEQDDNL